In Erigeron canadensis isolate Cc75 chromosome 7, C_canadensis_v1, whole genome shotgun sequence, one DNA window encodes the following:
- the LOC122607146 gene encoding probable 1-acyl-sn-glycerol-3-phosphate acyltransferase 5 yields MDVDGPKNYALTLPMAIRGIVCMVVYVLTSFMYLIYLAPFAAVFLRLFSIHYSRKLTSFFLGLWLAMWPFLFEKINKTKVVFSGESVPQRERVLLIANHKTEVDWMYLWDLALRKGSLGSIKYVLKSSLMKLPLWGWGFHILEFISVERKWKVDEIMMRKTLMTFTNPIDELWLALFPEGTDFTEQKCVKSQKFAAENGLPILKNVLLPKSRGFHACLEILRGSLDAVYDVTIAYKNRCPTFLDNVFGIEPTEVHVHVRRIPLDDIPSSQTECNSWLLNTFHLKDQLLSDFITTGHFPNEGTETELSTIKCLARCLAVLAVTCVSTYATFYLSFGFKIYVGLACAYLTLATNFGFHPSPVLDYAKMLLSPKKSI; encoded by the exons ATGGATGTTGATGGACCAAAGAATTACGCTTTGACTCTTCCAATGGCTATAAGGGGGATTGTATGTATGGTGGTTTATGTATTGACTTCCTTCatgtatttgatatatttagcCCCCTTTGCAGCAGTTTTTCTCCGTCTATTTAGCATACATTATAGTAGGAAGTTAACATCTTTCTTTCTCGGTCTTTGGCTAGCTATGTGGCCTTTCTTATTTGAAAAGATCAACAAAACTAAGGTTGTGTTTTCTGGAGAAAGTGTTCCACAAAGGGAGCGTGTTTTACTTATTGCTAATCATAAAACGGAAGTTGACTGGATGTATCTTTGGGATCTTGCACTAAGAAAGGGATCCTTAGGAAGTATCAAGTATGTTCTTAAGAGCAGCTTGATGAAATTGCCACTTTGGGGCTGGGGATTTCATATTTTGGAGTTCATTTCAGTTGAAAGAAAGTGGAAAGTAGATGAAATTATGATGCGAAAGACACTGATGACTTTTACCAATCCAATAGATGAGTTGTGGCTTGCTCTTTTTCCCGAAGGAACTGATTTTAC AGAACAAAAGTGCGTAAAAAGCCAGAAATTTGCTGCTGAAAATGGGTTACCTATTCTAAAGAATGTGTTGCTTCCCAAATCAAGAGGCTTCCATGCTTGTTTGGAAATACTAAGGGGATCTTTGGATGCAG TGTATGACGTGACAATAGCATACAAGAACCGGTGTCCCACTTTCTTGGATAACGTTTTTGGCATAGAACCAACAGAAGTTCATGTCCATGTTCGTCGCATCCCGCTAGACGATATCCCATCTTCACAAACTGAGTGCAATTCTTGGCTATTAAATACATTTCATCTCAAGGATCAGTTACTTTCAGATTTTATTACAACGGGTCATTTTCCAAATGAAGGAACAGAAACCGAGCTCTCGACTATAAAATGCTTGGCCAGGTGCTTGGCAGTTTTAGCCGTCACATGTGTATCAACATATGCtacattttatttatcttttgggtTCAAAATCTATGTTGGCTTAGCTTGTGCATACTTGACTTTAGCTACAAACTTTGGTTTTCATCCCTCACCGGTTCTTGACTATGCGAAAATGTTATTATCTCCAAAGAAGTCGATTTAG
- the LOC122608484 gene encoding leishmanolysin homolog gives MEFKISRKWCIQLLLIQILLVFGFFDIGQAKNDDNQLPWREGENGNKHIASHSCIHDEIIEQRRKKPGNKVYSVTPQIYQASEPEPLYRKGRALLETQKVSSFSKNSKQPIRIYLNYDAVGHSPARDCRNVGDIVKLGEPPAASNLGTPSCTPPVLGDCWYNCTSDDIAKEDKRHRLRRALGQTADWFKRALSVERVRGNLRLSGYSACGQDGGVQLPREYVEEGVADADLVLLVTTRPTTGNTLAWAVACERDQWGRAIAGHVNVAPRHLTAVAETLLSATLIHEVMHVLGFDPHAFTHFRDERKRRRSQVTEQVMDEKLGRTVTRVVLPRVVMHSRYHYGTFSDNFTGLELEDGGGRGTSGSHWEKRLLMNEIMTGSVDTRSVVSKMTLALLEDSGWYQANYSMADRLDWGRNQGTDFVTAPCNLWKGAYHCNTTQLTGCTYNREAEGYCPIVNYSADLPQWARYFSQANKGGQSPLADYCTYLVAYSDGSCIDTNSAREPDRMLGEVRGSNSRCMASSLVRNGFVRGSISQGNGCYQRRCINNTLEVAVDGIWKVCPEAGGPVQFPGFNGELICPAYHELCSVDPVLTTGQCPKLCNSNGDCVDGKCHCFIGFDGHDCSKRSCPNNCSSNGKCLKNGLCECANGYTGIDCSTAVCDEQCSLHGGVCDNGVCEFRCSDYAGYTCRNTSTLLDSLSICNDVLMNDVDGQHCAPSESSILQQLEEVVVMPNYHRLYPTGPRKIFNIFRGRNCDKAAKRLACWISIQKCEKHGDNRLRVCHSACQAYNMACGASLDCSDQTLFSGEGEGEGEGLCTGWGEMESWF, from the exons atggaGTTCAAGATTAGTAGGAAATGGTGTATTCAGCTATTACTTATACAg ATTCTGTTAGTGTTCGGATTTTTCGACATTGGTCAAGCAAAAAATGATGATAATCAATTGCCATGGAGAGAAGGAGAAAATGGAAATAAACATATTGCATCACATTCTTGTATTCATGATGAGATAATTGAACAAAGAAGAAAGAAACCCGGAAACAAGGTCTATTCGGTAACCCCACAAATTTATCAAGCTAGTGAACCAGAGCCTCTTTACCGCAAGGGAAGGGCGTTATTGGAAACTCAAAAAGTTTCAAGCTTTTCAAAGAATTCGAAACAACCCATCAGAATTTATTTAAACTATGATGCTGTTGGTCATTCACCTGCTAGAGATTGTAGAAACGTTGGCGATATAGTCAAA TTAGGTGAACCACCCGCAGCTTCTAATTTGGGTACACCCTCTTGTACTCCACCAGTTCTTGGTGACTGTTGGTACAACTGCACTTCAGATGATATAGCCAAGGAGGATAAAAGGCATCGTCTTCGAAGG GCTCTCGGGCAGACTGCAGACTGGTTTAAAAGAGCTTTGTCTGTTGAACGTGTAAGAGGAAACTTGAGGTTAAGTGGGTACTCTGCTTGTGGACAAGATGGTGGTGTTCAGCTTCCTCGTGAATATGTAGAAG AGGGTGTTGCTGACGCGGATTTGGTTCTTTTAGTGACTACAAGGCCCACCACTGGCAATACACTAGCATGGGCGGTAGCATGTGAACGTGATCAATGGGGTCGTGCAATTGCTG GACATGTAAATGTTGCCCCTCGTCACTTGACTGCAGTAGCAGAAACATTACTCTCAGCTACGCTCATACATGAA GTGATGCATGTTCTTGGTTTTGATCCTCATGCTTTCACACATTTTAGAGATGAGAGAAAAAGGCGGCGTAGTCAG GTTACTGAACAGGTAATGGATGAAAAGTTAGGGAGGACAGTAACGCGTGTGGTTTTGCCGCGTGTTGTCATGCATTCACGATATCATTATGGG ACATTCTCCGATAACTTTACCGGGCTAGAATTAGAAGATGGTGGAGGTCGCGGAACATCAG gatcccactgggagaagaggcttttaatgaatgaaattatGACGGGGTCCGTTGATACACGATCAGTAGTTTCAAAAATGACATTAGCTTTACTGGAGGATAGTGGTTGGTATCAAGCTAATTATAGTATGGCAGACCGCCTTGATTGGGGCCGTAACCAAGGGACAGATTTTGTCACTGCTCCTTGTAACCTTTGGAAAGGTGCATATCATTGCAACACAACACAATTAACGGGATGTACATATAATCGGGAGGCTGAGGGTTATTGCCCAATTGTAAATTATAGTGCTGACCTTCCGCAGTGGGCCCGTTATTTCTCGCAGGCTAACAAAG GTGGGCAGTCACCGTTGGCTGATTACTGCACTTATTTGGTAGCTTATTCTGATGGTTCATGTATAGACACTAACAGTGCACGAGAACCAGATAGAATGTTAGGTGAAGTGCGTGGAAGTAACTCCAG gtGTATGGCCTCTTCGTTAGTAAGAAATGGCTTTGTTCGGGGTTCTATATCTCAAGGAAATGGCTGTTATCAACGAAGATGTATAAACAATACATTGGAG GTTGCTGTTGATGGCATTTGGAAAGTATGTCCTGAAGCTGGTGGCCCAGTCCAATTTCCTGGTTTCAACG GTGAACTTATCTGCCCGGCATATCATGAACTTTGTAGTGTAGATCCTGTTTTAACAACTGGTCAGTGCCCAAAGTTGTGTAACTCTAATGGTGATTGTGTTGATGGAAAATGTCACTGTTTTATCGGGTTTGATGGCCATGATTGTAGCAAAC GATCCTGCCCTAACAATTGTAGCTCAAATGGGAAGTGCCTAAAGAATGGACTCTGTGAATGTGCAAATGGATACACTGGGATTGATTGCTCAACCG CTGTGTGCGATGAACAATGCAGTCTTCATGGTGGGGTTTGTGATAACGGTGTTTGTGAATTCCGGTGCTCCGACTATGCGGGCTACACCTGTCGAAATACTTCAACCCTTCTGGATAGTCTTTCCATTTGTAATGACGTTTTAATGAATGATGTTGATGGGCAACATTGTGCACCGAGTGAATCAAGTATATTACAGCAGCTCGAGGAAGTTGTAGTCATGCCAAATTACCACCGTTTATACCCAACTGGTCCTAGAAAAATTTTCAACATATTCAGAGGCAGAAATTGCGATAAAGCTGCCAAACGATTAGCATGTTGG ATATCAatacaaaaatgtgaaaaacaCGGCGATAACAGATTAAGAGTGTGTCACTCGGCATGCCAAGCGTATAATATGGCGTGTGGGGCTTCATTGGATTGCTCGGATCAAACCCTTTTTAGTGGTGAAGGTGAAGGAGAGGGCGAGGGCTTATGCACAGGTTGGGGTGAAATGGAATCATGGTTTTGA
- the LOC122608922 gene encoding uncharacterized protein LOC122608922, translating into MRQRRWLELFSDYDCKICYHPGKANVVADALSRKERVRPRRIRAMSITVHNSLKDKVIGAQIEASKKENIDREGLGGMAEQFDQREDGGMKNDVAVYVSKCLTCLKVKAEHKKPGGLLRQPEIPEWKWESITMDFITKLPRTSSGKDAIWVVVD; encoded by the exons ATGCGTCAGAGACGATGgttagagttgtttagcgattATGACTGCAAGATTTGTTATCATCCAGGGAAGGCAAATGTGGTAGCTGAtgccttgagtaggaaggaaAGAGTCagaccaagacgaattagagctATGAGCATTACCGTACACAACAGTCTGAAGGATAAAGTGATTGGGGCACAAATAGAAGCAAgcaagaaagaaaatattgatAGAGAAGGGTTGGGAGGAATGGCAGAACAATTCGATCAAAGAGAAGATGGAG gaatgAAAAACGATGTTGCGGTTTATGTGAGCAAGTGTTTAACGTGTCTGAAGGTTAAAGCAGAACACAAGAAACCAGGAGGATTGCTAAGACAACCAGAGATtcccgaatggaagtgggaaagtATTACCATGGACTTCATCACCAAGTTACCTAGAACTAGTAGTGGTAAGGATGCAATATGGGTTGTAGTAGATTGA
- the LOC122608924 gene encoding uncharacterized protein LOC122608924 → MVRTRANANAETQEGQGGRGGGRGGRGGRGGRGGRGARGEHVEVKEPNGTLVEQLTALLPNLAAQVAVVLGVNIGNGGQRARIEAEVERQEAVVQEAEQVRDEVVVVAEREAIVRENGNTRYRQGCTYKDFLNCKAIDFDGKGGATAYLQWMEKMEVVIAMSHCTYDQRVTYVAGCFESDALSWWNNDIRVRGGRDAALAMPWKEFKDLMQAEFCSVHELQKLQTEFLQLTMVGADHAGYTSRFYELSRLIPHLVDPEPKWIEKYIARLEPQVRVQVVTAGPTTIRDVVSKAGSLTEELVRSGILSRGGSKRRELVETSKRREFRGDKRARVGRVYTAPEMG, encoded by the coding sequence atggtGCGAACTAGAGCAAATGCTAACGCCGAAACTCAAGAAGGCCAAGGTGGCCGAGGTGGTGGccgtggtggtcgtggtggtcGTGGCGGCCGTGGTGGCCGAGGTGCTCGTGGAGAACATGTGGAGGTTAAAGAGCCGAATGGAACCCTAGTTGAGCAGCTTACGGCACTATTGCCGAATCTTGCGGCTCAAGTGGCAGTCGTACTAGGAGTTAACATTGGAAATGGAGGACAACGAGCCAGAATTGAAGCTGAAGTGGAAAGACAAGAAGCGGTGGTTCAAGAAGCAGAGCAAGTCAGAGATGAGGTCGTTGTTGTTGCTGAGCGCGAAGCGATTGTTAGGGAGAATGGCAATACGAGATATCGCCAAGGATGTACCTACAAAGATTTCCTCAACTGCAAGGCTATTGATTTTGATGGGAAGGGTGGAGCAACTGCTTATCTCCAGTGGATGGAGAAGATGGAGGTTGTAATTGCTATGAGTCACTGCACTTATGATCAGAGAGTTACTTATGTTGCTGGATGTTTTGAGTCTGATGCTTTGTCATGGTGGAACAATGACATCCGCGTCAGAGGAGGAAGAGATGCAGCCTTGGCTATGCCTTGGAAGGAGTTCAAGGATCTGATGCAAGCAGAGTTTTGCTCTGTCCACGAGTTGCAGAAATTGCAGACTGAGTTCCTTCAGCTTACGATGGTTGGAGCAGACCATGCTGGCTACACTAGTAGATTCTATGAGCTATCTAGATTGATTCCCCACCTGGTGGATCCTGAGCCAAAATGGATTGAGAAGTATATTGCTAGGTTAGAACCACAAGTTCGTGTGCAAGTGGTAACTGCTGGACCTACCACTATTCGAGATGTTGTGAGCAAGGCAGGAAGTCTGACTGAAGAACTAGTAAGAAGTGGTATTCTAAGTAGGGGAGGAAGCAAGAGAAGGGAGTTGGTGGAGACGAGTAAGAGGAGGGAATTCAGAGGAGACAAAAGAGCAAGAGTGGGAAGAGTGTATACAGCGCCTGAGATGGGCTAG